A single region of the Arthrobacter sp. PAMC25564 genome encodes:
- a CDS encoding amidohydrolase, with amino-acid sequence MYKGYHRAPELSSVEHRTAESIEARLAGLGIEHFRSGGTGVVGLLTNGEGPVVGFRADTDGLPIAESTGLDYASTATGTLPDGSEAPTMHGCGHDTHITAALAAAGYLTANRDAWHGTVVFLFQPGEETAWGAKAMVDDGLWDRAPRPEVVLAQHVMPIEAGKFWLRAGNMASLADSWRITVRGRQAHGSQPEKSLDPIVAAASMVLRLQTIVSRELAPITPAVVTVGTFHAGLKENIIPETAEFSVNVRTPDEDVRTHVLGSIRRIVAAEAAASGIEEPAIVEINRFPRLFNDAEHTSRATAALKAGFGPDAVIEAPLGMGSEDAGWLGDSIGVPVVFWAFGAFPAAAFADGKAPAGNHSPYFAPDAELAVVNGTGAALTVLLEYLGK; translated from the coding sequence ATGTACAAGGGCTACCACCGCGCCCCGGAGCTGTCCTCGGTCGAGCACCGGACCGCCGAATCGATCGAGGCCCGGCTGGCCGGGCTGGGCATCGAGCACTTCCGCTCGGGCGGTACCGGCGTCGTCGGTCTCCTGACCAACGGCGAGGGCCCCGTGGTCGGCTTCCGCGCGGACACGGACGGCCTGCCCATCGCGGAGTCAACCGGTCTCGACTACGCGAGCACCGCAACCGGCACACTGCCCGACGGCAGCGAGGCGCCAACGATGCACGGCTGCGGCCACGACACCCACATCACCGCTGCCCTCGCCGCCGCGGGGTACCTCACGGCCAACCGCGACGCATGGCACGGGACCGTCGTGTTCCTCTTCCAGCCGGGAGAGGAGACGGCGTGGGGCGCCAAGGCGATGGTCGACGACGGACTGTGGGACCGCGCGCCGCGCCCCGAGGTGGTCCTCGCGCAGCACGTCATGCCCATCGAAGCAGGGAAGTTCTGGCTGCGCGCCGGGAACATGGCGAGCCTCGCCGACTCGTGGCGGATCACCGTCCGTGGCCGCCAGGCCCACGGGTCCCAGCCGGAGAAGTCCCTTGACCCGATCGTTGCAGCGGCCTCGATGGTCCTGCGCCTCCAGACGATCGTCTCGCGCGAACTCGCCCCGATCACCCCCGCCGTCGTGACGGTCGGCACGTTCCACGCGGGGCTGAAGGAGAACATCATCCCGGAGACCGCCGAGTTCTCCGTCAACGTACGCACGCCCGACGAGGACGTCCGCACCCACGTCCTGGGCTCGATCCGCCGCATCGTCGCCGCCGAGGCCGCCGCCTCCGGCATCGAGGAGCCCGCGATCGTGGAGATCAACAGGTTCCCGCGCCTCTTCAACGACGCCGAGCACACGTCGCGCGCCACGGCGGCACTTAAGGCCGGCTTCGGCCCCGACGCCGTCATCGAGGCGCCGCTCGGCATGGGATCGGAGGACGCCGGCTGGCTCGGCGACTCGATCGGCGTCCCGGTGGTCTTCTGGGCCTTCGGCGCGTTCCCCGCCGCTGCGTTCGCCGACGGCAAGGCCCCGGCCGGCAACCACTCGCCGTACTTCGCGCCCGACGCCGAGCTCGCTGTGGTCAACGGCACCGGCGCCGCGCTGACGGTGCTGCTCGAGTACCTGGGCAAATAG
- a CDS encoding 3-hydroxyacyl-CoA dehydrogenase family protein: MSNSVLPTNLPATVGVLGGGRMGAGIAHAFLINGADVLVVERDEESAEAARERVESAAAKSIERGAIDGNLDEMVSRLSVTVDYDDFKDRQLVIEAVPEDWDLKVASLKGIEDRLAADAYLASNTSSISVNALARELKRPQNFLGLHFFNPVPASTLIEVVVGEQSSEPLVQAARGWVEALGKTAVVVNDAPGFASSRLGVAIALEAMRMVEEGVASAADIDNAMVLGYKHPTGPLRTTDIVGLDVRLGIAEYLASTLGERFAPPQILRDKVARGELGRKTGKGFFDWTD, encoded by the coding sequence ATGAGCAACTCCGTACTCCCCACCAATCTTCCGGCCACCGTCGGGGTTCTCGGCGGCGGGCGCATGGGCGCCGGTATCGCGCACGCCTTCCTGATCAACGGCGCAGATGTCCTCGTCGTCGAGCGTGACGAGGAATCGGCCGAGGCCGCGCGCGAACGGGTCGAGTCCGCGGCCGCCAAAAGCATCGAGCGCGGCGCCATCGACGGCAACTTGGACGAGATGGTGTCCCGGCTCTCGGTCACGGTGGATTACGACGACTTCAAGGACCGCCAGCTGGTCATCGAGGCCGTCCCGGAAGACTGGGACCTGAAGGTGGCCTCGCTGAAGGGGATCGAGGACCGCCTCGCGGCCGACGCCTACCTCGCCTCCAACACTTCCTCCATCTCCGTCAACGCCCTGGCCCGCGAGCTGAAGCGCCCGCAGAACTTCCTGGGCCTGCACTTCTTCAACCCGGTACCCGCGTCCACCCTGATCGAGGTCGTCGTCGGCGAGCAGTCCTCCGAACCACTGGTCCAGGCCGCCCGCGGCTGGGTCGAGGCGCTCGGCAAGACCGCCGTCGTCGTCAACGACGCCCCCGGGTTCGCGTCCTCACGCCTCGGCGTGGCGATCGCCCTCGAGGCGATGCGCATGGTGGAAGAGGGCGTGGCCTCCGCCGCGGACATCGACAACGCCATGGTGCTTGGCTACAAGCACCCGACCGGCCCGCTGCGGACCACCGACATCGTCGGCCTGGACGTGCGCCTGGGCATCGCCGAGTACCTCGCCTCCACCCTGGGCGAGCGCTTCGCCCCGCCGCAGATCCTGCGCGACAAGGTCGCCCGCGGCGAACTGGGCCGTAAGACCGGCAAGGGCTTCTTCGACTGGACCGACTGA
- a CDS encoding Lrp/AsnC family transcriptional regulator, with translation MLDDLDRQIVAALIRNGRAPWRLIAAVLGQQERTVARRGNRLLASGAVRVQSFPSPAALAPVDLYMLRVTAAPSSVTAVGTWLAERPETHWICALSGASECIVELFLERDAVGPFLYGELAALDGVRDLSLEPIFEYYRTVSGWRPDLLTLEQYEALSPSELPHFATRYAEFGMPRLDEPNRALAELLRANGRITVEELATGLGVSKATASRRLETLIANGAVYVRAVLDPASIGYPVEGLLTVRAQAPALDAAGRYIADLPATRWAANIAGRILVQTATRSLAELRGVMEGIAAHPGVTGVDVSLFAGIFKRSTVAYRDGKLPHTGDEDSKEGKPPVRSRKE, from the coding sequence ATGCTCGACGACCTCGACCGCCAGATCGTGGCAGCCCTGATCCGCAATGGCCGGGCGCCGTGGAGGCTCATTGCCGCGGTGCTTGGGCAGCAGGAGCGCACCGTGGCCCGCCGGGGCAACAGGCTCCTCGCCTCCGGGGCGGTGCGGGTGCAGTCGTTCCCGAGCCCCGCGGCGCTCGCGCCAGTGGACCTCTACATGCTCCGCGTCACCGCCGCGCCTTCCTCCGTCACGGCGGTGGGGACGTGGCTCGCCGAGCGGCCCGAAACGCACTGGATCTGCGCGCTGTCCGGGGCGAGCGAGTGCATCGTTGAGCTCTTCCTCGAACGGGACGCTGTCGGCCCGTTCCTGTACGGCGAGCTCGCCGCGCTCGATGGCGTGCGGGACCTCTCGCTCGAGCCGATCTTCGAGTACTACCGCACGGTCTCGGGCTGGCGGCCGGACCTCCTCACCCTGGAGCAGTATGAGGCGCTCAGCCCCTCCGAGCTCCCGCATTTCGCCACGCGGTACGCGGAATTCGGGATGCCGCGCCTCGACGAGCCAAACCGCGCCCTCGCGGAGCTCCTGCGCGCCAACGGCCGCATCACAGTCGAGGAGCTGGCCACCGGCCTGGGAGTGTCCAAAGCGACCGCGAGCCGGAGGCTCGAGACACTCATCGCCAACGGTGCCGTGTACGTGCGCGCGGTCCTCGACCCGGCTTCGATCGGGTATCCCGTCGAGGGCCTCCTGACCGTACGCGCGCAGGCCCCCGCGCTGGACGCCGCCGGACGGTACATTGCGGACCTGCCGGCGACGCGCTGGGCCGCCAACATCGCGGGCCGCATCCTCGTCCAGACCGCGACCCGGAGCCTCGCGGAGCTGCGCGGGGTGATGGAGGGAATCGCGGCGCATCCCGGCGTGACCGGTGTGGACGTTTCGCTCTTCGCCGGGATCTTCAAACGCAGCACGGTTGCCTACCGCGACGGGAAGCTCCCGCATACTGGAGACGAAGATAGCAAGGAAGGGAAGCCACCAGTACGATCCCGGAAGGAGTGA
- a CDS encoding thiolase family protein, producing the protein MASAVAGPQAFLVGGARTAVGRYGGALSAVRPDDLAALVVREAVARAGLDPDSIDEVILGNANGAGEENRNVARMATILAGLPLHIPGITVNRLCASGLSAIIMASQMIKSGAADIVIAGGVESMSRAPWVQEKPRTAFAKPGEIFDTSIGWRFANPLFTKGALSRDGKMTYSMPETAEEVARVDGISREDADAFAVRSHARSLAAIAAGRFADEIVPVTVKSRKGETVVDTDEGPRAGTTMDVLAGLRPVVAGGSVVTAGNSSTLNDGASAIIVASEAAIKRLGLTPRARIIDGASAGCEPEIMGIGPVPATQKVLSRTGISVGDLGAVELNEAFATQSLACMRRLGLDPEIVNRDGGAISLGHPLGSSGSRLAITLLGRMEREDASIGLATMCIGVGQGTAMLLERV; encoded by the coding sequence ATGGCATCAGCAGTTGCAGGACCACAGGCATTTCTCGTAGGCGGTGCCCGGACCGCGGTGGGCCGTTACGGCGGTGCCCTCTCCGCAGTCCGTCCTGATGACCTGGCCGCCCTGGTGGTCCGCGAAGCCGTGGCCCGCGCCGGCCTGGATCCGGACAGCATCGATGAGGTGATCCTGGGCAACGCCAACGGCGCCGGCGAGGAGAACCGCAACGTTGCCCGGATGGCCACGATCCTGGCCGGCCTTCCCCTCCACATCCCCGGCATCACCGTGAACCGGCTCTGCGCCTCCGGCCTGAGCGCCATCATCATGGCCAGCCAGATGATCAAGTCCGGTGCGGCGGACATCGTGATCGCCGGCGGCGTCGAATCCATGAGCCGCGCCCCCTGGGTGCAGGAAAAGCCCCGGACCGCGTTCGCCAAGCCGGGCGAAATCTTCGATACCTCCATCGGCTGGCGCTTCGCCAACCCGCTGTTCACGAAGGGTGCGCTGTCCCGGGACGGCAAAATGACGTACTCCATGCCGGAAACGGCCGAGGAAGTCGCCCGCGTGGACGGCATCTCCCGCGAGGACGCCGACGCGTTCGCCGTCCGCTCGCACGCGCGTTCCCTCGCGGCCATCGCCGCCGGCCGCTTCGCCGATGAAATCGTCCCCGTGACCGTCAAATCCCGCAAGGGCGAGACGGTCGTGGACACCGACGAGGGCCCCCGCGCCGGCACCACCATGGACGTGCTCGCCGGGCTCCGCCCCGTCGTCGCCGGCGGCTCGGTGGTCACCGCGGGCAACTCCTCCACCCTCAACGACGGCGCGTCCGCGATCATCGTGGCCTCCGAAGCCGCGATCAAGAGGCTCGGCCTGACCCCGCGCGCCCGCATCATCGACGGCGCCTCCGCCGGTTGCGAGCCCGAGATCATGGGCATCGGCCCGGTCCCCGCAACCCAGAAGGTGCTGTCCCGGACCGGCATTAGTGTCGGTGACCTCGGCGCCGTCGAACTTAACGAAGCGTTCGCCACCCAGTCCCTCGCCTGCATGCGCCGGCTCGGCCTGGATCCGGAGATCGTCAACCGCGACGGCGGCGCGATCTCCCTGGGCCACCCGCTGGGGTCGTCCGGCTCACGGCTCGCGATCACCCTGTTGGGCCGGATGGAGCGCGAAGACGCGTCGATCGGCCTCGCCACCATGTGCATCGGCGTCGGCCAGGGCACCGCGATGCTGCTGGAGCGTGTCTAG
- a CDS encoding enoyl-CoA hydratase/isomerase family protein: MAAAASGANTATLNPEDFSTLKIEERGDRVVVLLNRPEVRNAIDQQMVDELHLVCAALEQNPKVLIIAGTEGVFASGADIAQLRERRRDDALAGINSGIFVRIAKLPMPVIAALDGFCLGGGAELAYAADFRIGTPGVRIGNPETGLGILAAAGASWRLKELVGEPVAKEILLAGLVLRADQALAIHLITEIHEADELMDAAHALADRIGRQDPLAVRITKSVFHAPAEAHPLIDQLAQGILFESQAKFDRMQAFLDRKSDKKSDKQSDRKKK, from the coding sequence GTGGCCGCCGCAGCGTCGGGAGCCAACACCGCAACGCTTAACCCGGAGGATTTCAGCACGCTGAAAATCGAGGAGCGCGGGGACCGGGTGGTGGTGCTGCTGAACCGCCCCGAGGTCCGCAACGCCATCGACCAGCAGATGGTGGACGAGCTCCACCTGGTCTGCGCCGCCCTGGAACAGAACCCCAAGGTGCTCATCATCGCCGGAACCGAGGGGGTCTTCGCCTCCGGCGCGGACATCGCCCAGCTGCGCGAACGCCGCCGCGACGACGCCCTGGCGGGCATCAACTCCGGCATCTTCGTCCGGATCGCCAAGCTGCCGATGCCGGTCATCGCCGCCCTGGACGGCTTTTGCCTGGGCGGCGGCGCCGAACTGGCGTACGCCGCCGACTTCCGGATCGGCACGCCCGGCGTGCGGATCGGCAACCCGGAGACCGGCCTGGGCATCCTCGCCGCGGCCGGCGCCAGCTGGCGCCTCAAGGAGCTGGTGGGGGAGCCGGTGGCGAAGGAAATCCTGCTCGCCGGGCTCGTGCTCCGTGCCGACCAGGCCCTCGCCATCCACCTCATCACCGAGATCCACGAGGCCGACGAACTGATGGACGCGGCCCATGCGCTGGCGGACCGGATCGGGCGCCAGGATCCCCTGGCCGTGCGGATCACCAAGTCCGTGTTCCACGCCCCGGCCGAGGCGCACCCCCTGATCGACCAGCTGGCGCAGGGAATCCTTTTTGAATCCCAGGCCAAGTTCGACCGCATGCAGGCCTTCCTTGACAGGAAGTCAGACAAGAAATCGGACAAGCAATCAGACCGGAAGAAGAAGTAG